A single region of the Aurantiacibacter sp. MUD11 genome encodes:
- a CDS encoding prolyl hydroxylase family protein produces the protein MTTPGATSVEHLLRHPGVRRAPTERLTLLDCRNFLPRELCDDLIALIDKDRRPSTIADANGDDYFRTSETCDLSADEPAVQDLEDRLFALNGIDRAHGEPVQGQRYDVGQEFKGHTDYFEPQGADFEKYCGVAGNRTWTFMIYLNAVEAGGGTRFKVINKTVQPETGKLLCWDNRRPDGSLNAATLHHGMKVRKGVKYVITKWYREKPWG, from the coding sequence ATGACGACTCCGGGAGCGACCTCCGTCGAACACCTGCTGCGCCACCCCGGCGTGCGCCGCGCACCGACCGAAAGGCTGACGCTGCTCGACTGCCGCAACTTCCTGCCGCGGGAACTGTGTGACGACCTGATCGCGCTGATCGACAAGGATCGCCGCCCGTCCACCATCGCCGATGCCAACGGCGACGATTACTTCCGCACCAGCGAGACGTGCGATCTCTCGGCGGACGAACCGGCGGTGCAGGACCTGGAAGATCGCCTCTTCGCGCTCAACGGCATCGACCGCGCGCACGGTGAACCGGTGCAAGGCCAACGTTACGACGTGGGGCAGGAATTCAAGGGCCACACCGACTATTTCGAGCCGCAGGGTGCCGACTTCGAGAAATACTGCGGCGTGGCGGGCAACCGCACGTGGACCTTCATGATCTACCTTAACGCGGTGGAAGCCGGCGGCGGTACGCGGTTCAAGGTGATCAACAAGACCGTGCAGCCCGAAACCGGCAAGCTGCTGTGCTGGGACAACCGCCGCCCTGACGGCTCGCTCAACGCCGCGACGCTGCATCACGGGATGAAGGTGCGCAAAGGCGTGAAATACGTGATCACCAAGTGGTATCGCGAAAAGCCCTGGGGATGA
- a CDS encoding GFA family protein, with protein MKRKGSCHCGAVRFEAEFADERLVPSRCNCSICAMKGAAMVYLPVGAVTVTKGEDALSCYRFNTMAAKHHFCSNCGIHVFHQARSDPDKFAINSSTLEGVRPYEDFPEMPVFDGQRHSDDNDGVRRQAGILRFEATPGKVWPDGVI; from the coding sequence ATGAAACGCAAGGGAAGCTGCCATTGCGGCGCGGTAAGGTTCGAGGCCGAGTTCGCCGACGAACGCCTGGTGCCCTCGCGCTGCAATTGCTCGATCTGCGCGATGAAGGGTGCGGCCATGGTCTATTTGCCGGTCGGGGCCGTCACTGTGACCAAGGGGGAGGACGCGCTGTCCTGCTACCGCTTCAACACCATGGCCGCGAAGCACCATTTCTGCTCGAACTGCGGCATCCACGTTTTCCACCAGGCGCGCAGCGACCCGGACAAGTTCGCCATCAATTCCAGCACGCTCGAAGGCGTGCGCCCTTACGAGGATTTCCCCGAAATGCCGGTTTTCGATGGCCAGCGCCACTCCGACGATAACGACGGGGTGCGGCGCCAGGCGGGCATCCTGCGATTCGAAGCGACTCCCGGAAAGGTCTGGCCCGACGGGGTAATTTGA
- a CDS encoding DUF2165 family protein encodes MIKAALVAIIGFHALIYALQNVANIEAAHGSLVYVMSGADNTAYPDTLFFTSDNPALAWVALAIVLAGEFATAFFGLKGGWELFAARKGDTDDFHAAKRTAAIAAGFALLTWFGLFMTIGSAFFQMWQTQVGDGSLKGAFMFAMASVVTVLFVYHTPDN; translated from the coding sequence ATGATAAAAGCCGCGCTGGTTGCCATCATCGGCTTCCACGCACTGATCTACGCCTTGCAGAACGTCGCCAATATCGAGGCGGCACATGGGTCACTGGTCTACGTGATGTCCGGCGCGGACAACACTGCCTATCCCGACACGCTGTTCTTCACGAGCGACAATCCCGCACTGGCCTGGGTTGCGCTTGCCATCGTGCTGGCAGGCGAATTTGCCACGGCCTTCTTCGGCCTGAAAGGTGGCTGGGAACTGTTCGCCGCGCGCAAGGGCGACACCGACGATTTCCATGCGGCAAAACGAACCGCCGCCATCGCCGCCGGCTTCGCCCTGCTGACCTGGTTCGGCCTGTTCATGACCATCGGCTCCGCCTTCTTCCAGATGTGGCAGACGCAGGTGGGCGACGGATCGCTGAAGGGCGCCTTCATGTTCGCCATGGCATCGGTGGTGACGGTGCTGTTCGTCTACCACACGCCGGACAACTGA
- the rpmE gene encoding 50S ribosomal protein L31 has product MKADIHPEYHMITVKMTDGTEFQTRSTWGSEGDTMNLEIDPTSHPAWTGGPQRIQDGGRVAQFNKRFGGLSLKKK; this is encoded by the coding sequence ATGAAGGCCGATATTCATCCCGAGTACCACATGATCACGGTCAAGATGACCGATGGCACCGAATTCCAGACGCGCTCCACCTGGGGTAGCGAGGGCGATACGATGAACCTCGAAATCGACCCGACCAGCCACCCGGCATGGACCGGTGGTCCGCAGCGCATCCAGGACGGCGGCCGCGTGGCCCAGTTCAACAAGCGTTTCGGCGGCCTGTCGCTCAAGAAGAAGTAA
- the fabZ gene encoding 3-hydroxyacyl-ACP dehydratase FabZ yields MSETPDYDVRRILEALPHRYPLLLVDRVTHLAKGESITAIKGVTMNEQFFQGHFPGRPIMPGVLQIEALAQASGILGIETLELAGTGKLVYFMAIENAKFRAPVEPGCLLTLESKFTQQRSKVCKFDCKASVDGKVTCEVSITAMIADG; encoded by the coding sequence ATGAGTGAAACGCCAGACTACGACGTCCGCCGCATTCTCGAGGCCCTGCCGCATCGCTATCCGCTGCTGCTGGTCGACCGGGTGACGCACCTCGCCAAGGGCGAGAGCATCACTGCGATCAAGGGCGTGACCATGAACGAACAGTTCTTCCAGGGTCACTTCCCCGGTCGGCCGATCATGCCCGGCGTGTTGCAGATCGAGGCGCTGGCCCAGGCCAGCGGCATCCTCGGCATCGAGACGCTGGAACTCGCCGGAACCGGCAAGCTGGTCTATTTCATGGCCATCGAGAACGCCAAGTTCCGCGCTCCGGTGGAGCCGGGCTGCCTGCTGACGCTGGAGAGCAAGTTCACCCAGCAGCGCAGCAAGGTGTGCAAGTTCGACTGCAAGGCCAGCGTTGATGGCAAGGTGACCTGCGAGGTCAGCATCACCGCCATGATCGCCGATGGTTGA
- a CDS encoding OmpH family outer membrane protein yields MKIFTKTAMSASLAVAGVALATPAAAQVNGIATADINSAVIGSQAFQTGYTQINTQYQAQRTTIDQRQQQRQQLIQTFDTNGDGQLDATEQQATQDPNNATVQQIQAIDQELATLQQPINRARVYVVQQVAQQYSAALQQVISDKNIQFVISPDVLVYEAQGADVTADVVTALNTRVPSVQITPPADWQPSEAAVNLFQQIQQLLMLAAMQQQQAAAAQQTQQPATTGR; encoded by the coding sequence ATGAAGATTTTCACCAAGACCGCCATGAGTGCCTCGCTGGCCGTAGCCGGGGTTGCTCTTGCCACTCCCGCCGCCGCGCAGGTCAATGGTATCGCAACTGCCGACATCAACAGCGCAGTGATTGGTTCGCAGGCTTTCCAGACCGGCTACACCCAGATCAACACGCAGTACCAGGCACAGCGCACCACCATCGACCAGCGTCAGCAGCAGCGCCAGCAGCTGATCCAGACCTTCGACACCAACGGTGACGGCCAGCTGGATGCTACCGAGCAGCAGGCGACGCAGGATCCCAACAACGCCACCGTGCAGCAGATCCAGGCGATCGACCAGGAACTGGCCACGCTCCAGCAGCCGATCAACCGTGCCCGCGTCTACGTGGTGCAGCAGGTCGCACAGCAGTATTCCGCTGCGCTCCAGCAGGTGATCAGCGACAAGAACATCCAGTTCGTCATTTCGCCTGACGTGCTCGTCTACGAAGCCCAGGGTGCCGACGTGACGGCCGACGTGGTCACCGCGCTCAACACCCGCGTGCCGAGCGTGCAGATCACGCCGCCGGCCGACTGGCAGCCGAGCGAGGCAGCCGTGAACCTGTTCCAGCAGATCCAGCAGCTGCTGATGTTGGCCGCCATGCAGCAGCAGCAGGCTGCCGCCGCACAGCAGACGCAGCAGCCGGCAACCACCGGTCGCTAA
- the bamA gene encoding outer membrane protein assembly factor BamA, whose translation MGSKASTIISQHYTAALLGCTMLAGLPAAALAQDGDQLTLPPAEEAAPQDATPAPAAQEQENIIRTIAVAGAQRLEPETIVSYIQLRPGMAYSAEGADQALLDLANTELFADFEIAFNEATGAVVITVEENPIINRIILEGNRRLDSDEIIPEINLAPRQIFTRSRVRADVARIIELYKRQGRFAATVEPQMVMLDQNRVDVIFEISEGPKSKVRQINIIGNEVFSDGELRDQMVTREASLFAIFSSNTSYDPDRLAFDQQKLRQFYLTEGYADFRVVSAVAELTPDKRDFIITYVVEEGERYTFGDVEVVSQLRDFSSEQLSAGLAMETGDWYNAEQVDDTVEGLTETAGAFGYAFADVRPRISRNAEDRTMDVTFTVADAPRVYVEAIEINGNTLTQDKVIRREFRIAEGDAFSSLQVARSTARINSLGYFQENFEVEQVEGSSPDRIILQANVQEEPTGELSLSAGFSSLESFIFNGSVRQNNFRGRGQTIGLGVNYSRYSQSANVSFTEPKVFDRDIALGFDIYRQDYNNGYYDRDSATYEQSTTGISLRVGVPLTEYMSVLGSYTLNYQEVTVDEAQFFADFDGDGVAQCEPLIAGRYLCDALGNRLQSILGLSLTYSTLDSRIRPTRGSRAVATVQFAGLGGDTKYVRVRGEAARYFPLGSGFIGSLRLEGGYIYGLDGEVLLTDRFFLGEGQIRGFDIRGVGPRVVRSFYEIDEDGNQVLIPLGDERNQDDALGGTAYYLARAELEIPLGSGARELGLRPSLFVDVGSVFGIDTPQLTQSPLPDGLFIAQRDGEGNALYAQTNLGDNGQPVSSEITISPLAPDGRLNTPIGTQLPPFVEEFVGDTPSPRVTAGVGVNWNSPFGPFRIDVAYDLISERGDETKTFSFNVGTQF comes from the coding sequence ATGGGTTCCAAGGCCAGCACGATCATCTCCCAGCATTACACAGCAGCCCTGTTGGGCTGCACCATGCTTGCAGGACTGCCTGCCGCTGCATTGGCGCAGGACGGCGACCAGTTGACCCTGCCACCGGCGGAGGAAGCTGCTCCGCAGGATGCGACGCCGGCCCCGGCCGCGCAGGAGCAGGAAAACATCATCCGCACGATCGCGGTTGCCGGTGCCCAGCGCCTGGAGCCGGAGACGATCGTCTCCTACATCCAGCTGCGCCCCGGCATGGCCTACAGCGCCGAGGGCGCCGACCAGGCGCTGCTCGACCTGGCGAATACCGAATTGTTCGCCGACTTCGAAATCGCCTTCAACGAGGCGACTGGCGCGGTGGTGATCACGGTCGAGGAAAACCCGATCATCAACCGCATCATCCTGGAAGGTAACCGCCGGCTCGATTCCGACGAGATCATCCCGGAAATCAACCTCGCGCCGCGCCAGATCTTCACCCGCAGCCGCGTGCGTGCCGACGTCGCCCGCATCATCGAGCTGTACAAGCGCCAGGGCCGCTTCGCCGCGACCGTGGAACCGCAGATGGTCATGCTCGACCAGAACCGCGTCGACGTGATTTTCGAGATTTCGGAAGGCCCGAAGTCGAAGGTCCGCCAGATCAACATCATCGGCAACGAGGTGTTCTCGGACGGCGAGCTGCGCGACCAGATGGTGACGCGCGAAGCCAGCCTGTTCGCCATTTTCAGCTCGAACACCAGCTACGATCCCGATCGCCTGGCATTCGACCAGCAGAAGCTGCGCCAGTTCTACCTGACCGAAGGCTATGCCGACTTCCGCGTCGTCTCCGCCGTGGCCGAGCTGACGCCCGACAAGCGCGACTTCATCATCACCTACGTGGTGGAAGAGGGCGAGCGTTACACCTTCGGCGATGTCGAAGTCGTCAGCCAGCTGCGTGACTTCAGCTCCGAGCAGCTTTCCGCCGGTCTCGCGATGGAAACCGGTGACTGGTACAACGCCGAACAGGTCGATGACACGGTCGAGGGCCTGACCGAGACCGCCGGCGCCTTCGGCTATGCCTTCGCCGACGTGCGTCCGCGCATCTCGCGCAACGCCGAAGACCGCACGATGGACGTGACCTTCACCGTGGCCGACGCGCCGCGCGTCTACGTCGAGGCGATCGAGATCAACGGCAACACGCTGACGCAGGACAAGGTGATCCGCCGCGAGTTCCGTATCGCGGAAGGCGACGCTTTCAGCAGCCTGCAGGTCGCCCGTTCGACCGCGCGCATCAACTCGCTGGGCTATTTCCAGGAAAACTTCGAGGTCGAGCAGGTCGAGGGCAGCAGCCCCGATCGCATCATCCTGCAGGCCAACGTGCAGGAAGAGCCGACCGGCGAGCTTTCGCTCTCGGCAGGTTTCTCCTCGCTCGAAAGCTTCATCTTCAACGGCTCGGTGCGGCAGAACAACTTCCGCGGCCGTGGCCAGACCATCGGCCTGGGTGTCAACTACTCGCGCTATTCGCAGTCGGCGAATGTCAGCTTTACCGAACCCAAGGTGTTCGACCGCGACATCGCGCTGGGCTTCGACATCTACCGGCAGGACTACAACAACGGTTACTACGACCGCGACAGCGCGACCTATGAGCAGTCGACCACCGGTATCTCGCTGCGCGTCGGCGTGCCCTTGACCGAGTACATGAGCGTGCTCGGCAGCTATACGCTGAACTACCAGGAAGTGACGGTCGACGAGGCCCAGTTCTTCGCTGACTTCGACGGCGACGGGGTTGCGCAGTGCGAGCCGCTGATCGCTGGTCGCTACCTGTGCGATGCGCTGGGCAACCGCCTGCAGTCGATCCTCGGCCTGTCGCTGACCTACAGCACGCTCGACAGCCGCATCCGCCCGACGCGCGGTTCGCGCGCCGTGGCGACGGTGCAGTTCGCCGGCCTGGGTGGCGATACCAAGTACGTCCGCGTGCGCGGCGAGGCTGCCCGCTACTTCCCGCTGGGATCCGGCTTCATCGGTTCGCTCCGCCTTGAGGGCGGCTACATCTACGGCCTCGATGGCGAAGTGCTGCTGACGGACCGCTTCTTCCTTGGTGAAGGGCAGATCCGCGGCTTCGACATCCGCGGCGTGGGTCCGCGCGTTGTGCGCAGCTTCTACGAGATCGACGAAGACGGTAACCAGGTGCTGATCCCGCTTGGCGACGAACGCAACCAGGATGACGCACTGGGCGGCACGGCCTACTACCTGGCGCGCGCCGAACTGGAAATTCCGCTGGGTTCGGGCGCCCGTGAACTGGGCCTGCGTCCTTCGCTGTTCGTCGATGTCGGCTCCGTCTTCGGCATCGATACTCCGCAGCTCACGCAAAGCCCGCTGCCCGATGGCCTGTTCATCGCCCAGCGCGATGGCGAGGGTAACGCACTCTACGCGCAGACCAATCTGGGCGATAACGGCCAGCCCGTTAGCAGCGAGATCACCATTAGTCCGCTGGCTCCCGATGGTCGTCTGAATACGCCCATCGGCACCCAGTTGCCGCCGTTCGTCGAGGAATTCGTCGGCGATACACCTTCGCCGCGTGTGACGGCCGGTGTCGGCGTCAATTGGAACTCACCCTTCGGTCCGTTCAGGATCGATGTAGCTTACGATCTTATATCGGAGCGTGGTGACGAAACCAAAACCTTCTCCTTCAATGTAGGAACGCAATTCTAA
- the rseP gene encoding RIP metalloprotease RseP, translating to MNFEALPFWIYIVGFLLMLGPLVVLHELGHYLVGRWFGVGAEAFSVGFGRELVGFNDKRGTRWKLSALPFGGYVQFKGDMNPASVPDPDSPPAPDTFQSKTLWQRSLIVAAGPVANLLIALAIFFAFIMAFGKPVTPPVIQTFAEDSPAMVAGLEEGDRIVSIDGDPIEDFNEVRNHVIAYPGQTIRIRIDREGERMTVPVTIAAVDMVDRFGNQSTLGMIGVYSVPGERVSVGPIEAMGASVQACVDIADMMVTGIAQIITGQRSVKELGGPITIAKFSGEQLSLGWIDFINFAALISLNLAFINLLPIPALDGGHLAFYAVEAIRRKPASPRSQELAFRTGIAIVLALMLFVTVIDIAKLPIFGS from the coding sequence TTGAATTTCGAAGCACTGCCATTCTGGATCTACATCGTCGGCTTCCTGCTGATGCTGGGGCCGCTCGTCGTCCTGCATGAGCTGGGCCACTACCTCGTCGGCCGCTGGTTCGGCGTGGGGGCGGAGGCCTTCTCTGTCGGTTTCGGCAGGGAGCTGGTCGGCTTCAACGACAAGCGCGGTACCCGCTGGAAGCTCTCGGCGCTGCCCTTCGGCGGCTATGTGCAGTTCAAGGGCGACATGAACCCTGCCAGCGTGCCGGATCCGGATAGTCCCCCGGCTCCCGATACCTTCCAGAGCAAGACGCTGTGGCAGCGCTCGCTGATCGTCGCGGCAGGTCCGGTAGCCAACTTGCTCATCGCGCTGGCGATTTTCTTCGCCTTCATCATGGCCTTCGGCAAGCCGGTGACGCCGCCGGTGATCCAGACCTTTGCCGAGGATTCCCCGGCAATGGTTGCGGGGCTTGAGGAAGGCGACCGCATCGTCTCCATCGACGGCGACCCGATCGAGGACTTCAACGAGGTCCGCAATCACGTCATCGCCTATCCGGGCCAGACGATCCGCATCCGGATCGACCGCGAGGGCGAGCGCATGACCGTGCCGGTGACCATTGCCGCCGTCGACATGGTCGACCGCTTCGGCAATCAATCGACCCTCGGCATGATCGGCGTCTATTCCGTCCCCGGCGAACGGGTGTCGGTCGGCCCCATCGAGGCGATGGGCGCATCGGTGCAGGCCTGTGTGGATATTGCCGACATGATGGTGACCGGGATTGCCCAGATCATCACCGGCCAACGTTCGGTGAAGGAACTGGGCGGCCCGATCACGATTGCCAAGTTTTCGGGCGAACAGTTGAGCCTAGGCTGGATCGACTTCATCAATTTCGCCGCGCTGATCTCACTTAATTTGGCATTCATCAACCTGCTGCCAATCCCCGCTCTCGACGGTGGGCACCTGGCTTTTTACGCAGTGGAAGCAATCCGCCGCAAACCAGCCAGTCCTCGCAGTCAGGAACTTGCGTTCCGCACCGGTATAGCCATCGTGCTTGCGCTGATGCTGTTCGTGACAGTCATCGATATTGCCAAGTTGCCGATATTCGGCAGCTAG
- the dxr gene encoding 1-deoxy-D-xylulose-5-phosphate reductoisomerase — MTRTISIFGATGSIGDSTLDLIRSDRANWNVVALSANCSAEKLARLAIEFGAQIAVVGDESCLPELREHLSGTSIEAAGGAQALCDVAARPVDITVAAIVGCAGLAPTMAAIEQGNTVALANKESLVSAGHVMMQLVEKHGTTLLPVDSEHNAIFQCLEGNNLDDVRWITLTASGGPLRTKTLAELEATTPAQAIAHPNWDMGAKISVDSATMFNKGLEFIEAFHLFPVGLDRLRIIVHPQSVIHSMVEYRDGSTLAQLGPSDMRVPIASTLAYPARMDTSCKPLDLATIGELTFFAPDEERFPATRLAREAAHAGGAAPAVLNAANEVAVAAFLAGQVKFTHISAIVARTLDNYAPPAPETLDAVLAVDAEARARAGEMLELA; from the coding sequence ATGACCCGCACCATTTCCATCTTCGGGGCCACCGGCTCCATCGGCGATTCCACGCTCGACCTGATCCGCTCGGATCGTGCGAACTGGAATGTGGTCGCGCTGAGCGCCAATTGCTCGGCGGAGAAGCTGGCCAGGCTGGCAATCGAATTCGGTGCACAGATCGCGGTCGTGGGTGACGAAAGCTGCCTGCCCGAACTGCGCGAACACCTCTCCGGCACGTCCATCGAGGCTGCAGGCGGGGCGCAGGCGCTGTGCGATGTCGCGGCGCGTCCGGTGGACATCACCGTTGCCGCCATCGTCGGCTGTGCGGGCCTTGCGCCCACCATGGCCGCCATCGAGCAGGGCAATACCGTCGCGCTGGCCAATAAGGAATCTCTCGTCTCTGCCGGTCACGTGATGATGCAGCTGGTCGAAAAACACGGCACGACGCTGCTGCCGGTCGATTCCGAGCACAATGCCATCTTCCAGTGCCTGGAGGGCAACAACCTGGATGACGTGCGCTGGATCACGCTGACGGCCAGTGGCGGCCCGCTGCGCACCAAGACGCTCGCCGAGCTGGAGGCGACCACGCCCGCGCAGGCCATCGCGCATCCCAACTGGGACATGGGCGCCAAGATCAGCGTCGATTCCGCCACCATGTTCAACAAGGGACTCGAGTTCATCGAGGCCTTCCACCTGTTCCCGGTTGGGCTGGATCGGCTGCGGATCATCGTCCATCCGCAAAGCGTGATTCATTCGATGGTCGAATATCGCGACGGCTCCACACTGGCGCAGCTTGGCCCTTCGGACATGCGCGTGCCCATCGCCTCCACGCTCGCGTATCCCGCGCGGATGGATACCAGCTGCAAGCCGCTGGACCTTGCAACCATCGGGGAACTCACCTTTTTCGCGCCGGACGAGGAGCGCTTTCCGGCCACCAGGCTGGCGCGCGAGGCAGCCCATGCCGGGGGCGCGGCACCCGCCGTGCTCAACGCCGCGAACGAGGTTGCCGTGGCGGCATTCCTCGCCGGTCAGGTAAAATTCACGCATATTTCGGCAATAGTGGCTAGAACCCTCGACAATTACGCGCCGCCTGCGCCCGAAACGCTCGACGCCGTGCTGGCTGTCGATGCCGAGGCAAGGGCGCGCGCGGGAGAAATGCTGGAGCTCGCCTGA
- a CDS encoding phosphatidate cytidylyltransferase, whose product MLVVAGTAIYLGGWWWNALVAAVALVVLFEWSSLAVRMAESLTGRAVWLLAGLAYVGFGSLTLATLRHEQAPANADSGLSLVLIVVTLVIAVDVGAYFAGRTIGGPKIAPSISPSKTWAGLFGGMAAASIVAFAALYWSAWGALFGAGMTIGAGVVIGAATAVIAQTGDFFESWMKRRAGVKDSGKLIPGHGGLFDRTDGLLAVCVVLGIFTMIQTGSQ is encoded by the coding sequence ATGCTGGTTGTAGCAGGCACGGCCATCTACCTTGGCGGATGGTGGTGGAATGCGCTGGTGGCGGCTGTGGCGCTTGTCGTCCTGTTCGAGTGGTCTTCGCTTGCCGTGCGCATGGCCGAAAGCCTGACGGGCAGGGCGGTCTGGCTGCTTGCCGGCCTCGCCTATGTCGGCTTCGGGTCACTTACGCTGGCCACCCTGCGGCACGAGCAGGCACCGGCAAATGCGGATAGCGGGCTGTCGCTTGTCCTGATCGTTGTCACGCTGGTGATTGCGGTGGACGTTGGGGCCTACTTCGCAGGCCGGACTATCGGCGGTCCCAAGATCGCACCGTCGATCAGCCCGTCAAAGACCTGGGCGGGGCTGTTCGGGGGAATGGCCGCAGCCTCTATTGTCGCTTTCGCGGCACTCTACTGGTCAGCCTGGGGGGCGCTCTTCGGCGCGGGCATGACTATCGGCGCCGGCGTGGTCATTGGCGCAGCAACGGCGGTCATCGCGCAGACGGGGGACTTCTTCGAAAGCTGGATGAAGCGCCGCGCTGGCGTGAAGGATTCGGGCAAGCTCATCCCCGGGCACGGCGGCCTGTTCGATCGCACCGACGGGCTGCTGGCGGTTTGTGTGGTGCTGGGCATCTTCACAATGATACAGACCGGATCGCAATGA
- the uppS gene encoding polyprenyl diphosphate synthase, which translates to MSDPSFPRHVAIIMDGNGRWAKKRALPRAMGHKAGGDAVKRTVQAAEKLGLECLTLYAFSSENWKREEEEISDLMNLMRRFIEANLADMIERKVRLKIIGDYKAFAPDIVEKLEDALERTSGGTRTLAVALNYGAQQEIARAARLAAEEGTIDPEGIEKHLYTADLPPLDLLIRTSGEVRLSNFLLWQAAYAEMLFLDVLWPDFGEDHLRDACETFAKRERRFGGR; encoded by the coding sequence ATGTCCGATCCGTCGTTCCCCCGCCACGTCGCCATCATCATGGATGGCAATGGTCGCTGGGCGAAGAAGCGCGCGCTGCCGAGGGCCATGGGGCACAAGGCGGGCGGCGACGCCGTGAAGCGCACGGTGCAGGCGGCGGAAAAGCTGGGGCTGGAATGCCTGACGCTCTACGCCTTCAGCAGCGAGAACTGGAAGCGCGAAGAGGAAGAGATTTCCGACTTGATGAACCTGATGCGCAGGTTCATCGAGGCCAACCTGGCTGACATGATCGAGCGCAAGGTGCGCCTGAAGATCATCGGTGATTACAAGGCCTTCGCGCCCGACATTGTCGAGAAGCTGGAAGACGCGCTGGAGCGCACCAGCGGCGGCACGCGCACGCTGGCGGTGGCGCTGAATTACGGCGCGCAGCAGGAAATCGCCCGCGCCGCGCGGCTGGCGGCGGAGGAGGGCACAATCGACCCTGAAGGGATCGAGAAGCACCTCTACACCGCCGACCTGCCGCCGCTCGACCTGCTGATCCGCACCAGCGGCGAAGTGCGCCTGTCCAACTTCCTGTTGTGGCAGGCGGCCTATGCCGAAATGCTGTTCCTTGACGTGCTCTGGCCCGATTTCGGCGAGGATCACCTGCGCGATGCCTGCGAGACCTTTGCGAAGCGGGAGCGTCGTTTTGGTGGACGTTGA
- the frr gene encoding ribosome recycling factor, which yields MPKYDKADIERRMQGAVESLKGDLSGLRTGRANTALLDPVVVEVYGSMMPITQVATISAPEPRMLSVQVWDKANVNAVEKGITKANLGLNPMSDGQTIRLPLPDLNEERRKELAKLAGDYGEKAKIAIRNVRRDGNEALKEDEKKKEISEDDQKRLADEVQKLTDKYVGDVDAAVEKKVQEILTQ from the coding sequence ATGCCGAAGTATGACAAGGCCGATATCGAACGCCGTATGCAGGGCGCGGTGGAAAGCCTGAAGGGCGATCTTTCCGGCCTGCGCACCGGGCGCGCCAACACCGCGCTGCTCGATCCGGTGGTGGTCGAGGTCTACGGTTCGATGATGCCGATCACCCAGGTGGCCACCATCTCCGCCCCGGAACCGCGCATGCTGAGCGTGCAGGTGTGGGACAAGGCCAATGTCAACGCGGTGGAAAAGGGCATTACCAAGGCCAACCTCGGCCTCAACCCGATGAGCGATGGCCAGACCATCCGCCTGCCGCTGCCCGACCTCAACGAGGAACGCCGCAAGGAACTGGCCAAACTGGCCGGCGACTATGGCGAAAAGGCCAAGATCGCCATCCGCAACGTCCGTCGTGACGGCAACGAGGCGCTGAAGGAAGACGAGAAGAAGAAGGAAATCTCGGAAGACGACCAGAAGCGGCTCGCGGACGAGGTGCAGAAGCTGACCGACAAGTATGTTGGCGATGTCGATGCCGCCGTCGAGAAGAAGGTGCAGGAAATCCTGACGCAGTAA
- the pyrH gene encoding UMP kinase produces MLLPDTKRILLKLSGEVLMGEQDFGIDPAYVMRLAEEVKAAKETGLEICLVIGGGNIFRGMAGAAQGMDRAQADYMGMLATVMNALAMQSALEQLGVDTRVQSAIQMDQVCEPVIRRRAERHLAKGRIVIFAAGVGAPYFTTDSGAALRAAELRCDALLKGTSVDGVYDSDPKRNPDAKRFDTVTYDKVLADNLKVMDASAVALCRDNAIPIVVFSIRERGNVARVLAGDGVQTIVQKD; encoded by the coding sequence ATGCTGCTGCCCGACACCAAGCGTATCCTGCTGAAGCTCTCGGGCGAGGTGTTGATGGGCGAGCAGGACTTCGGGATCGACCCGGCCTACGTCATGCGCCTGGCCGAGGAAGTGAAGGCCGCGAAGGAGACCGGGCTGGAGATCTGCCTCGTCATCGGCGGCGGCAATATCTTCCGCGGCATGGCCGGCGCGGCGCAGGGGATGGACCGCGCCCAGGCCGACTACATGGGCATGTTGGCAACGGTGATGAACGCGCTGGCGATGCAGAGCGCGCTGGAGCAGCTCGGCGTCGATACCCGCGTGCAGAGTGCCATCCAGATGGACCAGGTGTGCGAGCCGGTGATCCGTCGCCGGGCGGAACGCCACCTTGCCAAGGGCCGCATCGTCATCTTCGCCGCCGGCGTGGGCGCACCCTATTTCACCACCGATTCCGGCGCCGCGCTGCGTGCTGCCGAACTGCGCTGCGATGCCTTGCTGAAGGGCACCAGCGTCGACGGTGTCTATGATTCCGATCCGAAGCGTAATCCCGATGCAAAGCGTTTCGATACAGTCACCTACGACAAGGTGCTGGCAGACAACTTGAAAGTGATGGACGCTTCCGCCGTCGCCTTGTGCCGCGACAACGCCATCCCGATCGTGGTCTTCTCGATCCGCGAGCGGGGCAATGTCGCGCGGGTGCTGGCGGGTGATGGCGTACAGACGATAGTACAGAAGGACTGA